In Blastopirellula sp. J2-11, a single genomic region encodes these proteins:
- a CDS encoding glycoside hydrolase family 15 protein, producing MNDRIAPGAPGIEPRWTSSAKDGIGTAYHTSSRVWFTLSHGIINEIYYPHVDSPNTRDLQLLITDGETFFHEEKRDLTHRIERPEPHALLYRLTNTAPDERYRIVKEVISEPHSNVVLMNVKVEVLDSSLADKLKIYVLLAPHLNDTGEHNSAECLHLGGKRLLHAHRDFAHLVLGCDTDFTRTSVGFVGVSDGWRDLADNFQMDWEYQRAEDGNIAVMGEIDLSKGLQFNVGVGMGYTCKNAATQLVQAFVYPFEVQRKRYIEQWKRTIYDNPMPLKDPETANLVRLSQCILMAHEDKMFAGATVASMSIPWGETKDDSDSGGYHLVWARDMVQTTTALLACGEKESPLRALTWLSCVQGEDGGMPQNSKIDGTAYWKGVQLDEIAAPVILAWRLQQVDALEKFDPTIMVRRAVRYLILHGPVTAQERWEENEGYSPSTLAAVISAIICAADFADLREDPEIAQFLRDYSDWAAASLETWTVTDRGELVPGKPRHYVRITPASPQPGCISPDPNTAIIQVANGGGQHPARNVVDGGFLQLVRMGIRAADDPIITDTVEVIDAVLKRDLPQGPCWRRYNHDGYGQHLDGRAFDGTGEGRCWPLLSGERGHYELAAGRDPSLYIKAIEGFANAGGMLTEQVWDTDDLPEREMFFGEPSGSAMPLCWAHAEYISLVRSRSEGAVFDRIESVYQRYAVNKTQNRVEIWTLAHQPAEILAGKPLRVIVDTAAVIHWSTDKWKTRHDLEAHENSLGLYAADLPIEQLPSGGVVVFTIHWIEEDRWEEHDFTVQIQ from the coding sequence ATGAACGATCGCATCGCACCTGGCGCACCTGGCATTGAACCCCGTTGGACGTCGAGCGCCAAAGATGGAATCGGCACGGCGTACCATACCAGCAGTCGCGTCTGGTTCACGCTAAGCCATGGGATCATCAACGAGATTTACTATCCGCATGTTGATTCGCCCAACACGCGCGACTTGCAGTTGTTGATCACCGATGGCGAGACGTTTTTTCATGAAGAAAAGCGAGACCTAACGCATCGTATTGAGCGTCCCGAGCCTCACGCGTTGCTCTATCGACTAACGAACACGGCGCCGGACGAGCGCTATCGCATCGTCAAAGAAGTGATTAGCGAGCCGCATTCCAACGTAGTGTTGATGAACGTCAAGGTCGAAGTACTTGACTCGTCGTTGGCCGACAAACTGAAAATCTACGTGCTGCTCGCGCCGCATCTTAACGATACCGGAGAGCACAATTCGGCCGAATGTTTGCATCTGGGGGGCAAACGCTTGTTGCACGCTCATCGCGACTTTGCGCATCTGGTGTTGGGCTGCGATACCGATTTCACACGAACTTCAGTCGGTTTTGTCGGCGTCAGCGATGGGTGGCGCGATCTGGCCGACAACTTCCAAATGGATTGGGAATACCAACGTGCCGAAGATGGCAATATTGCGGTGATGGGAGAAATCGATCTCTCTAAAGGGCTTCAGTTTAACGTCGGAGTCGGCATGGGATATACCTGCAAGAACGCGGCGACGCAGCTCGTGCAGGCCTTCGTCTATCCATTCGAGGTGCAGCGGAAAAGGTACATCGAGCAATGGAAGCGGACAATCTACGACAACCCGATGCCGTTAAAAGACCCGGAGACCGCCAATCTGGTGCGTCTCAGCCAATGCATTTTGATGGCCCACGAAGACAAAATGTTCGCTGGCGCGACAGTTGCGTCGATGAGTATTCCTTGGGGCGAAACCAAAGACGATAGCGATTCTGGCGGCTATCACCTGGTTTGGGCGCGCGACATGGTGCAAACCACGACGGCTCTGCTTGCCTGCGGCGAAAAAGAATCGCCGCTACGTGCGCTAACTTGGTTGTCATGCGTGCAGGGGGAGGATGGCGGGATGCCTCAAAACAGCAAAATTGACGGAACCGCCTATTGGAAAGGGGTGCAGTTAGACGAAATCGCGGCGCCCGTGATTCTCGCTTGGCGTTTACAGCAGGTCGACGCTTTGGAAAAGTTTGATCCCACGATCATGGTTCGCCGCGCCGTCCGCTATCTTATTTTGCATGGACCGGTAACCGCGCAGGAGCGCTGGGAAGAGAACGAAGGTTATTCACCGTCGACACTGGCCGCAGTGATTTCCGCCATTATCTGCGCTGCCGACTTCGCCGATCTGCGGGAAGATCCAGAGATCGCTCAGTTCTTGCGCGACTATAGCGACTGGGCTGCGGCGTCGTTGGAGACATGGACCGTTACCGATCGCGGTGAGCTGGTGCCGGGGAAGCCGCGTCATTATGTCCGAATTACACCCGCCAGTCCGCAGCCGGGCTGCATTTCGCCCGATCCGAATACGGCGATCATTCAAGTCGCCAACGGCGGCGGACAGCATCCCGCGCGCAATGTGGTGGACGGAGGCTTTTTGCAACTTGTGCGAATGGGTATTCGCGCGGCTGATGATCCGATCATCACTGACACGGTTGAAGTGATCGACGCCGTTCTAAAACGGGATTTGCCGCAAGGACCTTGCTGGCGACGATACAACCATGACGGCTACGGCCAACATCTCGACGGACGCGCTTTCGATGGTACCGGAGAAGGTCGCTGTTGGCCTTTGCTATCAGGAGAACGAGGCCACTACGAACTGGCGGCCGGTCGTGATCCTTCACTCTATATCAAAGCAATCGAAGGTTTTGCGAATGCCGGGGGAATGTTGACGGAGCAAGTGTGGGACACGGATGACCTGCCGGAGAGAGAAATGTTCTTCGGCGAGCCTTCTGGATCAGCGATGCCGTTGTGTTGGGCGCATGCTGAATATATATCGCTGGTTCGCAGTCGTAGCGAAGGCGCCGTGTTCGATCGGATTGAGTCGGTCTATCAGCGCTATGCGGTCAACAAGACGCAGAATCGCGTTGAAATTTGGACGCTCGCCCATCAACCGGCCGAGATCTTGGCTGGTAAGCCGTTGCGAGTGATCGTCGATACGGCGGCCGTCATCCACTGGAGCACCGACAAGTGGAAGACGCGACACGATCTGGAAGCGCACGAAAACTCATTAGGCTTGTATGCGGCGGACTTGCCGATCGAGCAACTTCCGTCAGGGGGCGTCGTCGTCTTTACGATCCACTGGATTGAGGAAGATCGCTGGGAAGAACACGATTTTACCGTGCAAATCCAATGA
- a CDS encoding SDR family oxidoreductase — MEIRLDGKRALVTGGSSGIGAAIAVELGAAGAKVVVNYRSHPDAAADIVRQITEAGGQAIAVQADVSDPSAVEKMFEELDRSYGGIDILINNAGIDGKRVMSWEIDSDDWRKVIEVNMLGSFYCAQQALKRMIPASNGVVISVSSVHEEIAWSGYSAYTASKSGVAMMTKTLAQEAAPYGVRVLAIAPGAIKTQINKPVWSDPEQRKDLLTKIPLNRIGEPQEIAKMTVVLASDVASYITGRTIFIDGGMTDYPSFAEGG, encoded by the coding sequence ATGGAAATCCGACTCGATGGAAAACGGGCCCTCGTGACCGGCGGAAGCTCTGGGATTGGGGCTGCGATCGCCGTAGAGCTTGGCGCCGCTGGGGCCAAAGTGGTGGTCAACTATCGCTCGCACCCTGATGCTGCGGCCGACATTGTGCGTCAAATCACCGAGGCGGGCGGCCAGGCCATCGCGGTTCAAGCTGACGTCTCGGATCCGTCGGCGGTGGAGAAGATGTTTGAAGAGCTGGATCGCTCTTACGGTGGAATCGACATCCTGATCAACAACGCCGGCATCGACGGCAAGCGGGTGATGAGCTGGGAGATCGATTCCGACGATTGGCGGAAGGTGATTGAAGTCAACATGCTGGGCTCTTTCTATTGCGCTCAGCAAGCGTTGAAACGAATGATACCGGCTAGCAACGGAGTGGTGATTAGCGTCAGTTCGGTCCATGAAGAGATCGCTTGGTCTGGTTATAGCGCATACACCGCGAGCAAGTCGGGCGTCGCGATGATGACGAAGACGTTGGCGCAGGAAGCGGCTCCGTACGGAGTTCGCGTCTTGGCGATTGCGCCTGGCGCGATCAAGACCCAAATCAACAAGCCGGTCTGGAGCGACCCTGAGCAACGGAAAGACTTGCTGACGAAGATTCCGCTCAATCGGATCGGTGAGCCGCAGGAAATTGCCAAGATGACCGTGGTTTTGGCGTCCGACGTCGCATCCTATATAACCGGTCGCACCATCTTTATTGACGGCGGCATGACCGATTATCCCAGCTTCGCCGAAGGAGGATAA
- a CDS encoding GntR family transcriptional regulator, with translation MSSVSLSAVAYQRILQCMLDHSLSGDRRISESELARKLGISRTPIREAICRLESEGFLYQVVGSGTYIARPDRKRLLDAFDVREALECQAVVRATKRMSVKERTELKLQCDNMHAAISALRDSGEKVMTGDALKQFLVSDLKFHLLLLRAANNQFAMKIVTDSRIRDYVFGDSTHERTLRHLAWVWLLHARVSREVQRKNARKAQYWMRKHIRQSRNDALVALQKSRTTETPRQPAPPELTNLLQSVCEELAVIGTPASESLE, from the coding sequence ATGTCCTCCGTTTCGCTCAGTGCCGTCGCCTACCAGCGCATCTTGCAATGCATGTTGGATCATTCGTTGTCGGGTGATCGTCGGATTTCGGAATCGGAACTTGCCCGAAAGCTCGGGATTAGCCGAACGCCGATTCGAGAAGCGATTTGCCGACTAGAGAGTGAAGGTTTTCTGTATCAGGTCGTGGGCAGCGGCACTTATATCGCCCGACCCGATCGCAAGAGACTGCTGGACGCGTTCGATGTGCGCGAGGCGCTAGAGTGCCAAGCCGTTGTCAGAGCGACAAAACGGATGAGCGTCAAAGAGCGTACCGAGCTGAAACTGCAATGCGACAATATGCATGCGGCCATTTCGGCGCTGCGTGACTCGGGCGAGAAGGTGATGACCGGCGACGCGCTGAAGCAGTTTCTCGTCTCCGATCTCAAGTTCCACTTACTGCTGTTGCGAGCGGCGAATAACCAATTCGCTATGAAGATTGTTACCGACAGCCGTATTCGCGACTATGTGTTCGGCGATTCGACGCACGAACGCACGCTACGGCACTTGGCCTGGGTTTGGCTATTGCATGCGCGCGTTTCGCGTGAAGTTCAGCGAAAAAACGCACGTAAGGCGCAATACTGGATGCGAAAACATATCCGTCAAAGTCGCAATGACGCTCTGGTTGCGCTGCAAAAGAGTCGAACGACGGAAACCCCACGTCAGCCAGCGCCGCCGGAGTTGACCAATCTACTGCAATCGGTTTGTGAAGAACTAGCGGTGATCGGCACGCCGGCTTCGGAGTCCCTTGAATAG
- a CDS encoding NRAMP family divalent metal transporter — translation MIVPDPMRPAPVTTETPPPKRSLLTRFWSVVLAVGPGIFCIGYTVGTGSVTTMCKAGSMLGLDLLWLLLLCCFFMGVLMEAFGRYAVVTGETAIHSFRTHLQGGPLIAVLVVAGVVMAQYGAIMGILGLCSSMISDVVHQRFPDIALSDYWTRVLIAMGIVSALYALVWVGTYSFFEKVLVFFVTLMGITFLGSMLIVLPAPEDFIAGLMFHLPTEKGAFVLVPAIVGTTMAAATFVVRPLLVKAKGWDIHHLRDQSRDSITAAVLMFIVSLAVMASATGALHQQGQVVEQVMDMVKSLEPAAGKLAMILFFAGTLSAGLSSLFPIIMVAPLLIADYRNGKLETTTPMFRILSAVACLIGLTVPLLGFNPVQAQIVSQIGGVFVLPLCIGAMIVLVNRKDLMREHRAGYLLNAGLAAAFLFSLLITYTGCVTIMGQFQALLN, via the coding sequence ATGATTGTCCCCGATCCGATGCGCCCTGCTCCCGTGACTACCGAAACGCCACCACCGAAACGCTCGCTGCTGACGCGCTTCTGGAGCGTCGTACTTGCTGTCGGCCCAGGCATTTTTTGCATCGGCTATACGGTTGGCACCGGCAGCGTCACCACGATGTGCAAAGCAGGCTCGATGCTAGGACTCGACCTGCTCTGGCTGCTGCTCCTATGCTGCTTTTTTATGGGCGTCTTGATGGAGGCGTTCGGTCGTTATGCGGTCGTGACGGGCGAAACGGCCATCCACAGCTTTCGCACGCATCTCCAAGGAGGTCCGTTGATCGCCGTTCTGGTGGTCGCGGGGGTGGTGATGGCCCAATATGGCGCGATCATGGGGATCTTGGGGCTTTGCTCCTCGATGATTAGTGATGTGGTGCATCAGCGTTTCCCCGACATCGCGTTGTCGGACTATTGGACGCGCGTACTGATTGCGATGGGAATTGTCAGTGCGCTCTACGCGCTTGTGTGGGTGGGCACCTACTCCTTCTTTGAGAAGGTGCTAGTCTTCTTTGTCACGCTGATGGGGATCACGTTTCTAGGTTCGATGTTGATTGTGCTGCCGGCGCCTGAAGACTTTATCGCCGGGTTGATGTTTCACTTGCCCACCGAAAAGGGTGCGTTTGTGTTGGTGCCGGCGATCGTCGGCACCACGATGGCCGCGGCGACGTTTGTGGTCCGCCCTTTGTTGGTCAAAGCGAAAGGGTGGGACATTCATCATTTGCGCGATCAATCGCGTGACAGCATCACCGCCGCGGTCTTGATGTTTATCGTCAGTCTGGCGGTGATGGCCAGTGCGACCGGCGCTTTGCATCAGCAGGGGCAGGTCGTCGAACAAGTCATGGATATGGTGAAGTCGCTTGAACCGGCCGCCGGAAAACTGGCGATGATTTTATTTTTCGCGGGAACGCTTAGTGCCGGGCTCTCCTCCTTGTTTCCCATCATCATGGTTGCGCCGCTGCTGATCGCCGACTATCGTAACGGCAAGTTGGAAACGACCACTCCGATGTTTCGCATCTTATCGGCGGTCGCGTGTCTGATTGGCCTGACGGTTCCGTTGTTAGGATTCAATCCGGTCCAAGCGCAGATCGTCAGTCAAATCGGCGGAGTCTTTGTCCTGCCGCTCTGCATCGGCGCAATGATCGTGTTGGTGAATCGCAAGGATCTGATGCGAGAGCATCGCGCCGGTTATTTGCTGAACGCCGGCCTGGCCGCGGCATTTCTCTTCTCTCTACTGATCACCTACACCGGTTGCGTCACGATTATGGGCCAATTTCAGGCGCTCTTGAATTGA
- a CDS encoding sialidase family protein, which translates to MQRQTHCFRTVCLLACWGTFSNWAFAEESKSSPAAIAPTVNFAPDSEYDDAVRMFQGISGLERSPGGRLWATWYGGGVTEDRHNYILLVSSDDEGKTWSENKVVIDPDKEGPVRAFDPCPWVDPSGKLWLFWCQATRGGGGDPFTFAMTTENPDDAQPKWSTPQLIHSGVMMCKPTALANGDWLLPTAIWSRDHSCRVVASTDQGKTWSLRGTANVPEAKDRNCDEPMIVQRKNGELWQLVRTSYGIGESSSTDGGKTWTPVTPWNIQHTASRFFIRRLHSGNLLLVKHGPLHEKTGRSHLTAYLSKDDGQSWEGGLLLDERSGVSYPDGAESKDGVVYLTYDYDRRGQKYIYMTTFTEADVLAKKPVSDDVRMRVVINQATGLNVKKAAKAKPVKIEFASNDDGAPLSTASAAEIRPQVGEVQPLKLGAQLFTDRNYTLHELPKTLAGKRFVQSSIDKGSVKCTAAGVVLVVTPTEGRNGDSLSTDLLKQGFTKVKLPEFLLFSETNAPGNVCTTYQKNLKEGETLELGKWGVILF; encoded by the coding sequence ATGCAACGACAAACCCATTGTTTTCGAACCGTCTGTCTCTTGGCCTGTTGGGGGACGTTTTCTAATTGGGCGTTCGCCGAAGAGAGTAAGTCATCACCGGCGGCGATCGCGCCGACCGTCAATTTTGCGCCCGACTCCGAATACGACGATGCGGTCCGAATGTTTCAAGGGATTTCTGGTCTCGAGCGATCACCCGGCGGGCGACTCTGGGCGACCTGGTACGGCGGCGGAGTGACGGAAGATCGCCATAACTATATCTTGCTGGTTTCCAGTGATGACGAAGGAAAAACCTGGTCCGAGAACAAAGTGGTGATCGATCCTGATAAGGAGGGACCGGTTCGCGCTTTTGATCCTTGTCCGTGGGTCGATCCCTCTGGAAAACTCTGGCTCTTTTGGTGCCAGGCGACGCGCGGCGGCGGGGGAGATCCGTTCACCTTTGCAATGACGACGGAGAACCCCGATGACGCACAGCCAAAATGGTCAACGCCGCAGCTGATCCACAGCGGCGTCATGATGTGCAAACCGACCGCGCTGGCCAACGGCGATTGGCTATTGCCGACCGCAATTTGGAGTCGCGACCACAGTTGTCGCGTTGTCGCGTCGACCGACCAAGGGAAAACATGGTCTCTACGCGGAACAGCCAACGTGCCGGAGGCGAAAGATCGCAATTGCGATGAACCGATGATCGTCCAGCGGAAGAATGGAGAACTCTGGCAGTTGGTTCGCACAAGCTACGGCATCGGCGAAAGTAGTTCAACCGATGGGGGAAAAACCTGGACGCCGGTCACCCCTTGGAACATCCAACACACGGCCTCTCGCTTTTTCATCCGCCGTCTGCACTCAGGCAACCTGTTGTTGGTCAAGCATGGACCGTTGCACGAAAAGACAGGCCGCTCGCATTTGACCGCCTATCTCTCGAAAGACGACGGACAATCATGGGAGGGGGGCTTGCTGCTCGATGAGCGATCCGGCGTATCCTACCCTGATGGCGCCGAGTCAAAAGATGGGGTCGTCTATCTAACCTACGACTATGATCGCCGCGGTCAAAAGTATATTTACATGACGACTTTTACCGAAGCGGACGTGCTGGCGAAGAAGCCGGTCAGCGACGACGTGCGGATGCGCGTGGTGATCAATCAGGCGACAGGTCTGAATGTGAAAAAAGCCGCGAAAGCGAAACCGGTGAAAATTGAATTCGCGTCCAACGACGATGGAGCGCCGCTCAGCACCGCATCGGCTGCGGAGATCCGTCCTCAAGTTGGCGAAGTTCAACCGCTAAAGCTGGGCGCCCAACTCTTCACCGATCGCAACTACACGTTGCACGAACTGCCGAAGACGCTCGCGGGAAAGAGGTTTGTGCAATCGTCGATCGACAAAGGATCGGTCAAGTGCACCGCCGCCGGCGTCGTGTTGGTGGTCACGCCTACTGAAGGACGCAATGGTGATAGTCTTTCAACCGACCTGCTGAAGCAAGGGTTCACCAAGGTGAAGCTGCCGGAGTTTCTGCTCTTTTCTGAGACGAATGCGCCCGGCAATGTTTGCACGACCTATCAAAAAAATCTGAAAGAGGGAGAGACGCTGGAACTGGGTAAATGGGGAGTCATCTTGTTTTGA
- a CDS encoding DUF1559 domain-containing protein has translation MRNNYRSRKQYYGFTLVELLVVIAIIGVLIALLLPAVQQAREAARRMQCTNNLKQIGLGVHNFHDTFGVIPANTFPQRVSTSPTPASEWLYSRFSGWVVLLPYIEQGALHDSYNRYQDFEHADNKSVEQNTQPISAYFCPSLRSGEKTDTSFSSARQDRHKGDYAFVGGGELPDGTYSHVHADLSSTKSNGMFVMPRYESSGKLWTKPGQLTFASVTDGLTNTFAIGEKRTQEYRNASNTLIDGVSKTTSDGPQYLWGHFTSRNTASPMNQPILGTWGNYDANFASQHPGGCNFLLGDGSVRFIPETINFDLYNQLAARNIGKVKTLP, from the coding sequence ATGCGGAACAACTATCGCTCTCGAAAACAATACTATGGTTTTACGTTAGTGGAACTGTTGGTGGTGATCGCTATCATCGGAGTCTTGATCGCACTGCTGTTGCCGGCGGTGCAGCAAGCGCGCGAAGCGGCTCGACGGATGCAGTGTACGAACAATCTGAAGCAAATCGGACTCGGCGTTCATAACTTTCACGACACATTTGGCGTGATTCCGGCCAACACGTTTCCGCAACGCGTTTCGACTTCGCCGACCCCTGCGAGTGAATGGTTGTATAGTCGATTCAGCGGTTGGGTCGTGCTGTTGCCCTATATCGAGCAAGGAGCGCTGCACGATTCGTACAATCGCTATCAAGACTTTGAACACGCAGACAACAAGTCTGTCGAACAGAACACGCAGCCGATTTCCGCCTATTTTTGTCCTTCACTGCGGTCGGGCGAGAAGACCGATACTTCGTTTTCGTCCGCGCGGCAAGATCGTCATAAAGGGGACTACGCATTTGTCGGCGGCGGGGAATTGCCAGACGGGACGTATAGCCATGTACATGCCGACCTGAGCTCAACCAAGAGTAACGGGATGTTCGTCATGCCTCGCTACGAGTCGAGCGGCAAGTTATGGACCAAGCCGGGACAATTGACGTTCGCCTCCGTAACGGATGGACTAACCAACACCTTCGCCATCGGTGAAAAGCGAACGCAAGAATATCGCAATGCCTCCAACACGCTCATTGACGGCGTTAGTAAAACAACCAGTGACGGTCCGCAATATTTGTGGGGTCACTTTACCTCGCGAAACACGGCGTCTCCGATGAACCAACCGATCCTCGGGACTTGGGGGAACTACGACGCCAACTTCGCCAGTCAACATCCGGGCGGCTGCAACTTTCTCTTGGGAGACGGATCGGTCCGGTTTATCCCTGAGACGATCAACTTTGATCTTTATAATCAATTGGCGGCGCGCAACATCGGCAAGGTGAAAACCCTGCCATAG
- a CDS encoding 2-dehydro-3-deoxygalactonokinase, whose product MAPYFFNCDWGTSHFRLRLVQAATGAIVFERASAEGAANLAKSTSQLERGAHYAKVLSRHVDAVASQIAIDAEQTPILISGMASSSIGWSDLPYAMLPFRLDGSDLPWRKLEPISGHPLYLFSGVRADCDVMRGEEMEAIGLGVLTPDLLQTSHPIWLVLPGTHSKHLCIQYGRINDFRTYMTGELYQLLQEQSSLRHSLPLERTIASQPSASEQAAFCAGVEKARRGDLTSAIFQVRAKQLLHGDEAAVSAALLSGIIIGDELAALARLRTDDSSIVLCAGATFHPLYRQALEVLGLGRVVKVVPPRDVDHLSALGQWKLFEGINRATRNHDLDSPVWPSAIPSPASFKPTSM is encoded by the coding sequence ATGGCTCCATATTTTTTCAATTGCGATTGGGGGACAAGTCACTTTCGTTTGCGCCTCGTGCAAGCTGCTACGGGAGCGATCGTTTTCGAACGAGCGTCTGCAGAAGGAGCCGCCAACTTGGCGAAGAGCACTTCGCAACTCGAACGCGGCGCCCACTACGCGAAAGTCCTGAGCCGTCATGTCGACGCGGTCGCATCACAGATCGCGATCGATGCTGAACAGACGCCGATCTTGATTTCCGGAATGGCGAGCTCCTCGATTGGTTGGAGCGATCTTCCGTATGCGATGCTCCCCTTTCGCCTCGATGGTTCTGACCTGCCATGGCGAAAACTCGAGCCGATCTCGGGCCATCCGCTCTATCTATTCTCAGGCGTTCGCGCCGATTGCGACGTCATGCGCGGCGAAGAGATGGAAGCGATCGGATTGGGAGTACTCACTCCCGATCTGCTCCAGACGTCGCATCCAATCTGGCTCGTGTTGCCTGGCACGCATTCGAAGCATCTGTGCATTCAATACGGTAGGATCAATGACTTCCGTACCTACATGACCGGCGAGTTGTATCAGTTGCTGCAAGAGCAAAGCTCATTGCGACATTCTCTGCCGCTAGAGCGAACGATCGCATCCCAGCCATCAGCGTCTGAACAAGCGGCGTTTTGTGCTGGAGTCGAGAAGGCGCGACGCGGCGATCTAACCAGCGCCATATTCCAAGTCCGCGCAAAACAACTCCTGCATGGGGATGAAGCTGCCGTGAGCGCCGCCCTGTTAAGTGGGATCATCATCGGCGATGAGCTTGCGGCGCTTGCCCGTCTGCGCACTGACGATAGTTCGATCGTATTGTGCGCCGGCGCCACGTTTCATCCGCTCTATCGACAAGCGTTGGAGGTGCTGGGATTGGGAAGAGTCGTCAAGGTCGTCCCGCCGCGCGATGTGGATCATCTTTCCGCACTCGGACAGTGGAAGCTGTTTGAGGGGATCAATCGGGCTACACGTAATCACGATCTGGATTCGCCTGTCTGGCCCAGCGCGATCCCCTCCCCTGCTTCTTTCAAACCGACCTCCATGTAA
- a CDS encoding bifunctional 4-hydroxy-2-oxoglutarate aldolase/2-dehydro-3-deoxy-phosphogluconate aldolase produces the protein MTGLFDWERFQKLPLVGILRGFDLAASHAAVQSAALGGLTTVEITLNSPDAASQIERLRDEFGDRVNVGAGTVCTIEDAHLAIQCGATFIVTPIVDGDLIQVCRDADVPAFVGAMTPSEVFQAWKLGAAIVKVFPADVLGPAYLHSLRGPLPQISLMPTGGVTVESLASFHRAGAIAFGIGSPLFNAQRIAAQDWDWIQEQATRFVDAYRAVA, from the coding sequence ATGACTGGCTTATTTGACTGGGAACGTTTTCAAAAGTTGCCGCTGGTTGGAATCTTACGCGGGTTCGACCTCGCCGCTTCGCACGCAGCGGTCCAATCTGCCGCATTAGGCGGACTGACCACCGTAGAAATAACGTTGAATTCGCCTGATGCGGCGAGTCAGATCGAGCGGCTTCGCGATGAATTTGGGGATCGGGTAAACGTAGGCGCCGGAACCGTCTGTACGATCGAAGATGCTCATCTGGCGATCCAATGCGGCGCGACATTCATCGTCACTCCTATCGTCGATGGTGATTTGATCCAAGTCTGCCGCGACGCCGATGTTCCGGCCTTTGTCGGCGCGATGACTCCCAGCGAAGTGTTTCAGGCCTGGAAGCTGGGCGCAGCAATCGTCAAGGTATTTCCGGCCGACGTGCTGGGGCCCGCCTATCTGCATAGCTTGCGTGGTCCGCTGCCGCAAATCTCACTCATGCCAACCGGAGGCGTCACCGTCGAAAGCTTGGCGAGCTTTCATCGGGCCGGCGCGATCGCCTTTGGGATTGGTAGTCCCTTGTTCAACGCCCAACGAATTGCGGCCCAAGACTGGGACTGGATTCAGGAGCAAGCGACCCGCTTTGTCGACGCCTATCGAGCAGTCGCTTAG